One Pan paniscus chromosome 16, NHGRI_mPanPan1-v2.0_pri, whole genome shotgun sequence DNA segment encodes these proteins:
- the LOC100990340 gene encoding elongation factor 1-beta-like gives MQQKVQGQSVGHLIQGPQFVHGELSDTAKAMGFGDLKSPAGLQVLNDYLTDKSYIKGYVPSQADVAGFEAVPRPLPADLCHALCWYNHIKSYEKEKASLPGVKKALGKYGPADVEDTTGSGATDSKDDDDIDLSGSDDEEESEEAKRLREERLAQYESKKAKKPALVKSWDDETDMAKLEGIRSIQADVLVWDSSKLVPVGYRIKKLQIQCVVEDDKVGTDMLEEQITAFEDYVQSMDVAAFNKI, from the coding sequence atgcaacAAAAGGTCCAAGGACAATCTGTGGGCCACTTAATTCAGGGCCCTCAATTCGTACATGGAGAACTCTCAGATACAGCCAAAGCCATGGGTTTTGGAGACCTGAAAAGCCCCGCCGGCCTCCAGGTGCTCAATGATTACCTGACAGACAAGAGCTACATCAAGGGGTATGTGCCATCACAAGCAGATGTGGCAGGATTTGAAGCAGTGCCCCGCCCACTGCCTGCCGACTTGTGTCATGCTCTATGTTGGTATAATCACATCAAGTCTTACGAAAAGGAAAAGGCCAGCCTGCCAGGAGTGAAGAAAGCTTTGGGCAAGTATGGTCCTGCAGATGTGGAAGACACTACAGGAAGTGGAGCTACAGATAGTAAAGATGATGATGACATTGATCTCTCTGGATCTGATGATGAGGAAGAAAGTGAAGAAGCAAAGAGGCTAAGGGAAGAACGTCTTGCACAATATGAATCAAAGAAAGCCAAAAAACCTGCACTTGTGAAATCTTGGGATGATGAGACAGATATGGCGAAATTAGAGGGCATCAGAAGCATTCAAGCAGACGTCTTAGTCTGGGACTCATCTAAACTAGTTCCAGTGGGATACAGAATTAAGAAACTTCAAATACAGTGTGTAGTTGAGGATGATAAAGTTGGAACAGATATGCTGGAGGAGCAGATCACTGCATTTGAGGACTATGTGCAGTCCATGGATGTGGCTGCTTTCAACAAGATCTAA